The sequence TTTCACTTTTAATGATATTTCAAATTATGTATATGAACTACTCTCAAGTAAAATTGATAAGGACTTTTTATACTTTAGACTAGATAGTAAATATAACCATATTTTAATAGATGAGTTCCAAGACACTTCACTTTTACAATACAAAATTTTAGAACCACTTATAGAAGAAGCACTTTCAGGTAATAGTGAAAAGTTCAAGTCATTTTTTTATGTGGGTGATATTAAACAATCAATTTATAGATTTAGAGGTGGAAAAAGGGAACTTTTTGATTTCGTAAGTAAAAAACACAATCAAATAGAAACAGAGATTTTAAATACAAATTTTAGAAGTGCTAAAAATATAGTTGAGTTTGTAAATAGGGCCTTTATAAATTTAAATAATTATGAATACTATGAACAATTAAGTAATATTGAAAATGGCTATGTGGAAGTAATAAGCGATGATAAACTAAAAGAAGAGGAAAAATATCAAACAATAGCAAGTACAATTGCTAAACTTATTAGAAAAAATATTGATCCAAATTCAATTGCTATTTTAACATATACAAATGATGATGTTCTGGAACTTTATTCATACTTAAGTAAGATGTTTCCAACCCTTAAAATCTCTACAGAGATGACTTCAAAACTTATTAATCAAGAGAATGTAAAAGCTTGTATAAATGCTATAAAATATCTTTATTATAAAGAAAATATTTATAAAGAGAATTTAAATGCAATAATTGGAAATGCTCCAAATACAAAATTAGATTTTGATTTCGACTTAGAAGAAAATAGGGTATTTGAACTTGTTTTAAAAGTGGCAAAATATTTTAATATCTTAGATGACAATGTAATAAAATTTGTTGAAGAATCAAAAAACTTCACTGATATTGTTGATTTTGTTTATGAAGTTGATTTAATGGAAACCCCAATTGAAAATAAAGAACAAATTGGTTTACAAATTTTGACTATCTTTAAATCAAAAGGGTTGGAATTTGATACTGTAATTTTACTTGATAGAATTAAAAATAAAAATGCCGATAGAAGTTCATTATTGTTTGAATATAGTGGAGTTTATTTGGATAATGTATATTATAAAATCTCAAATCTAGAAAACTTTGATGAAAACTATAAACGTGCATTAAATAAAGAAAAAGCACTGCAAGCAGAAGATGAGATAAATATTTTATATGTGGCTCTAACAAGGGCAAAAAGTAATTTGTTTATTTTCAAAAAAGAGGAAAAATCTGTTTTTGATTTGCTCGGATTAGAGTCTTGTAAGATAGGTGAGTTAGTTATAAATCAATTTACAAAAGATTCTAATGAAAAAATAGAAAAAGTAGAGTATAAACCTTTGAGTTTAGGAAGACAAACAAATAAATCTGTAAAAAATTATGAAGAAGATTTTGAATTAAAAGCAAGATATTTTGGAATAACAACGCATTATTGTTTAGAGATGATGAATGACTTTACAATTGAACAATTAGAATACTCTTTAAATCTCACTAAAAGTAGATATTCTGTCTATTTAAAGGATAAAGAGTTTGATGATATAAAACAAAGGATATCTTTATTAATTCAAAATGAAGAGTTTAATAGCTTTTTAGATGATGCAAATTTTTTAAGGGAGCAATCTTTAATTTATAATGGTGAAATCAAAATAATAGATTTACTTATAGAGAAAGAAAATAAATATTATATTTTTGATTATAAGACAACAGTTCAAGAAAATAAAGAACACGAAAAACAAATATCATTTTATAAAAAAGCAATTAAAGAGATAATCAACAGTGATGAGGTGTATGCTTATTTAGTGTATTTAGGAAATGAAAAAGCTTATTTAAAATCTATTTAAATAAAGTATCTAATTGAGGCGAAACCAAAAACTTTGCAATCTTGTACTTGTTTTATTTGTGAATCATCAATAATACCACCAAGTGCTATTATTTTTATATTATAATTTTTTTGCATATCTTTTAATACTTTAACTCCCTTTGCTTGACCTTTATTTGGGGTATAAAAAATAGGAGAGTAAGTTATTGCATCTGCTCTTTCTTGTATTGCTTTTTTTATATCTTCTTCATTGTGGCAAGAGATTATTGTGTATAGATTTTTTTCTTTTGCAATTTTTATTTTATCAAATTGTTGTGAAGTGAGGTGAATGCCACAATTTAGATTTATTGCTAATTCTAAATTTCCATTTAGAATAATTTGTTTTACATTAAATCTTTTGCAAGTGTTTATAAATATATTTGCAAGCTCTTCATAATTTGATGATTCCTTATCTCTAAAACATGCCATATCAACTCTTTTATTGGTTAATACATCTTCTAGTTTTTCTTCAAATATATTTTTATCATTTGTATAATATTGGGGGTCAGTAATAAGATAATAGTTAAAAATTTGATTCATCTTTAGCCTAATTATTGGATATAAAAAAAGGGGAAGACTTTTTGTCTTCCCCTTTTTTAGGAGTCATTTATTAATGATTCTCAGACCATAGTGCTTTCAGATCATTAAAAGTGACCTTAGTCACTTATTAATGGTCTTCATGCTCCATCATGATAGAACCTGCGATATATACGTAAGTTAAAATCATGAAAATAAACGCTTGTAAAAATGCAAACGCTGTTAATAGGAAAAATCCTGGAAGTGGTAATAACCAAGGCACTAACATTAAAAGTACCATTAAGAACATATCATCCCCTCTAATTGAACCAAAAAGTCTGAATGATAATGAAATAATTCTTGACAAATGAGAAATAATTTCAATAGGGAACATTAAAGGTGCTAGTATTGGCATAGGTCCCATAAAGTGTGCAAAGTAACCTACAAAACCATTTTTCTTAATACCTAAGTAGTTGTAATAAACAAATACTATTAATGCTAACGATAAAGTAAAGTTGATATTACTAGTAGTAGATTCAAAACCTGGAATTACACCCATTAAGTTTCCAACAACAACAACTAGACCTAATGAACCAATTAATGGTAAATATTTTCTAGCATTCTCTTCACCCATAGTATCTGCACCCATAGATACAACACCACCAATATATGCTTCCATTACATTTTGTGCACCAGTTGGGACAAGTTGCATCTTTCTTGTTGCTGCTCTAGCAACTAAAAATATAATCGCAATTACTAAAACATAATGCGACAGGATAATCCATTCTTGACTATGACCACCGATAGCGCCTAAGAATGTAAATAATCTTCCTTCCATTTTCTTCCTTCTATGTGATTTCTTCTATTTTATTATGGTGCCTATTATATACTGAAATTTCTAAATTTTTTATAAATAGTATAAAAAATAATCAGATTTGTTTAAATCTGTAACCATTTTGTTTCAAATTTTCTCTTATTACTTTTTGATGTTCTTCACCTTTTGTTTCTAATGAAACAGTAAGATAAGCTTCCCCAAACTCCAGTTTTATAGAGCTTCTATCGTAATCTATTTGAACAATATTTGCATCACTTGATTGAAAAATTGATGTTAGATGCATCAAAGAACCTGGTTTATCAATAAGTGTTACCATAAGATTCATTTTTCTATAAGATTTTACTAAACCTTTTTCAATAATCTGAGATAACATAGTTACATCAATATTACCTCCACTAATAATTGCACAAACTTTTAAATTTTCTACTTCTATTTTCTCATGCATAAGTGCTGCAACTGAAACAGCACCTGCTCCTTCAACTACAAGTTTATGTTTTTCAAGTAAAAATAAAATTGCATTTGCAATTTCATGCTCTTCTACATCTATTATTTCATCAACATATTCTAAAGCATAGTCAAGTAGCTTTGGTGTTACAACTTTTACGGCAATTCCATCTGCTATAGTTTTTACAGATGTTGAATCAATAGGTAGTCTTGCTTCAAAAGAGTCTTTCATCCCCCTAGCACCACTTGCAACAACTCCTACAATTTTAATATTAGGATTTATTGATTTTGCAGCAACAGCAGCACCTGCAATCAATCCTCCTCCACCAATTGGGATTACTAAAACATCTAAGTCTTCAATTTGTTCTACTATTTCTATTCCAATAGTTCCTTGTCCTGCAATTACTTTATCATTAGCAAAAGCATGAATAAATGTTTTACTCTTCTCTTCGCAAAATTTAATTGCAGCTGCATATGCTTCATCATAGTTTTGTCCAGTTAGAACAACATTTGCTCCATATTGTTTAACACCACTTACTTTTGTAAGGGGTGTAGCTTCAGGCATAAATATAGTTGCATCACATCCAAAATAGTTTCCTGCATAAGCAATACCTTGTGCATGATTTCCAGCACTTGCTGCTACTATTCCTATATTTCTAGTCTCTTCATCTAGTGATGCAACTTTATTAAAAGCACCTCTTATTTTGAAACTTCCTGTTAATTGTAGATTCTCTTTTTTTAAGAAAACATTACTATTAAGTTTCTCACTTAAAAATGGCGCATATGTAAGGGGCGTTTTTAATATGATTCCTTCTAGTTTTGTTTTTGCTTCTTGTATATCTTTTAATGTAATCATTTTATATCTTTTCATATTTTTTGTTTGAAATGTTATCTAAAAATAGTTTTTACTATTATTATTTGAGTAAAAACTATTTTTAAATAAGGGGTAAATTACCCCTTATTTATTCTCCTTATTTATAATTTCTACTGCTTTTACCATATTTTTTAGGCTAGGAATTACTTCTTCCCATTTTCTAGTTTTTAAACCACAATCTGGATTAATCCAAAGTTGTTCTTTGGGTAAAACTTCCAAAAGTGCTTTGATTTGTTTAACAATTTCTTCCACACTTGGAATTCTTGGGCTATGGATATCATAAACACCAGGTCCAACTTCTTGTTTATAACCATGTTTTTTAAATATTTTTAAAAGTTCATTTCCACTTCTAGCTGTCTCTATTGAAATAACATCTGCATCCATGTTTTCTATTGTTTCAATAATATCATTGAACTCACTATAACACATGTGAGTATGAATTTGAGTCTCTTTTTTTGCACTACTTACACAAATTCTGAAATCTCTAACTGACCAATCTTCATAAATTTTAATTTTCTCTTTTCTTAGTGGATATCCTTCTTTAAATGCAGCTTCATCTACTTGAATTATTTTGATACCTGCATTTTGTAAGTTATTTACTTCATCACTTAGTGCAATTGCTATTTGTTTTGATACTTCATCTCTTGGTTTATCATCTCTTACAAATGACCAGTTAAGTATAGTAACAGGACCTGTTAGCATTCCTTTCATGATTTTTTTAGTTTTACTTTGAGCATAAGTAATCCAATCAACTGTCATAGCTTTTGGTCTAGATATATCTCCATATATAAAAGGAGGTTTTACACATCTACTTCCATAACTTTGTACCCAGCCATTTAAAGTAAAGCCATAACCTTTTAGTTGTTCACCAAAATATTCAACCATGTCATTTCGCTCAGGTTCTCCATGAACTAAAACATCTAAATTACACTCCTCTTGAAAAGCTACACATTCATCAATATAATCTTTCATAGATTTTGTATAATCTTCTTTTGTGATTTTATTTGTTTTAAAATCACTTCTTGATTTTCTTATTTCACTTGTTTGTGGAAAAGAACCAATAGTTGTTGTAACAAGAGCATCATACTTTAAAGCCTCTTTTTGTATCTTAATTCTCTCTTCATACTTTCCTTCTCTATTAAATGTTTTAAAGTTTTCAACTCTAGTTTGTACTTCTTTATCATGTATTAAAGGTGAAATTTTTCTGCTTTTGTTAGCATCTTTATTTTTATTTAACGCATCAAGTTCTTTATCGTCTAAATTCCCAATTCCTTTATAAAAAACTTTTGAAAGAAGTACAACTTCATCAAGTTTTTCGCAAGCGAAACTCAACCAATTTTTAATTTCTTCATCAAGTTTATTTTCATATTTTAGTGTAAAAGGAGTATGTAGAAGTGAACAAGATGATGAGATTATGATTTTATCTTTATCAATTACTTCTGATATCTTAGTTAATAAATCAAAAGATCTTTTAATATCGTTTTTCCAAATATTCCTTCCATCAACTACTCCTGCAATTAAGTTTTTCCCTGAATTTGCAATGATTTCTAATGAGTCTATATTTTCACTTCCATATAAAAAGTCAAGTCCTAATCCCCATATTGGAGTATTAACTAAAATCTTTGTTGCTTCATTTGAGTGTTCAAAATATGTAGTAACTATTAGTTTTATATTGTTTGTTGTAAGGCATAGTGCATCATATGTTGGTTTTATAAGACTTAAAATTTTTGCCTCATTATCTTTTACAAAGATTGGTTCATCTATTTGGATTGTCACAACTTCATCAAGTTTTGATAACTCATAAAATAGCTCTATATAAATTGGTAATATTTTGTGTAACAACTCAAAAGTATCACCCCTATCAACTCTTTTTGATAAAGCTAAAAATGTAATAGGACCAATAAGGTTTATTTTTGTTTTTATTCCTAGTTTTTTTGCTTCTTTGTATTCATTAATTATTTTTGAAGCATTTAGTTTATACTCATCTTCTAAACTAAGTTCTGGAACTATATAGTGATAATTTGTATTAAACCATTTTGTCATCTCCATAGCAACTGAAGATTTATTTCCCCTAGCCATTGCAAAATATAGCTCTTCACCTCTTAAGTCTTTAAATCTTTTTGGAATAGCATTTAACATAATTGCTGTGTCTAAAACATTGTCATAAAGACTAAAGTCATTTGAACTTATATATGAAATACCAGCTTCTTTTTGATAATTCCAATGTCTTTTTTTAAGTTCACTTGCAACTTTTTGCACTTCATTAAATGAGCAGTTTTTTGCCCAATAACTCTCTAATACTTTTTTTAACTCTCTTTGTTCTCCAATTCTTGGAAAACCTACGATATATGTGCTTTCTAGCATTTTATTATCCTTAATATATTTTATGTTTATGATTTTTTGTTTGTTGATTAAAGAGTAATAAGTGGGGGATGAACGCCAGTACGTCTAAAGGCAAAATGCGTTGAATAGTATGGACATCTTGGAATAAATTTAAAGTTTGAGATTGCTAGTTTTGTTTTTAATCTAAAGACACAATCACAATAACAAGGTTTTGAATATGCAGCATAAGTTGCAGTGTTTAAAATGAGTTCTTCTAAAGGAGGGGATTCTTCTTCATCTTCATCGCAAAGACTTGAGTAGATAAAAGCAGTTTTTTTAGAGCGTACTTCATTGTCATTAAGTTTTTTTGCAGTCGAATATGCAGTGATTGCTGATAATGAAAAGTAGTTTTTTCTAAAACCTTTTAAATGTCTCAATTGTTTTTCCCTTTTTAAAAATAGAATATATGTTATTAAAGCTTAATTACAAATAAAAATTATTATGCTAGACTTTCAAAAAAGAAAAGGGGTAACATACTTTTTTAAGTATGAAAATAATAATTTGAAATTTACATTTGTAACACTGTTTCCAA is a genomic window of Arcobacter sp. F2176 containing:
- a CDS encoding RecB-like helicase: MKNYLALKASAGSGKTFALTVRYISLLLKGASPTEVLALTFTNKAAKEMSERIFKTLKSLGEDKIYLEQISNVSELSVEQILNKKDYLINLYLNSELSIYTIDKFVNKILREFSGYIGVDDDFSIKQDNIENLEYKFLQSLNLENFDKLINFSYYEAKKFNSIFDIFLNLNEKNEDFKIVPIEENLINLQKNLALEIAYKLKKHIQNCPSASNAALKSVDFDNFEELLLKGKTWLTKEVSTDSRDFKKCSNEEFEQNFQELKMQISNYYKLRSSYSLSSLYELYKLFKDFKKSYNKNKNYFTFNDISNYVYELLSSKIDKDFLYFRLDSKYNHILIDEFQDTSLLQYKILEPLIEEALSGNSEKFKSFFYVGDIKQSIYRFRGGKRELFDFVSKKHNQIETEILNTNFRSAKNIVEFVNRAFINLNNYEYYEQLSNIENGYVEVISDDKLKEEEKYQTIASTIAKLIRKNIDPNSIAILTYTNDDVLELYSYLSKMFPTLKISTEMTSKLINQENVKACINAIKYLYYKENIYKENLNAIIGNAPNTKLDFDFDLEENRVFELVLKVAKYFNILDDNVIKFVEESKNFTDIVDFVYEVDLMETPIENKEQIGLQILTIFKSKGLEFDTVILLDRIKNKNADRSSLLFEYSGVYLDNVYYKISNLENFDENYKRALNKEKALQAEDEINILYVALTRAKSNLFIFKKEEKSVFDLLGLESCKIGELVINQFTKDSNEKIEKVEYKPLSLGRQTNKSVKNYEEDFELKARYFGITTHYCLEMMNDFTIEQLEYSLNLTKSRYSVYLKDKEFDDIKQRISLLIQNEEFNSFLDDANFLREQSLIYNGEIKIIDLLIEKENKYYIFDYKTTVQENKEHEKQISFYKKAIKEIINSDEVYAYLVYLGNEKAYLKSI
- the ilvA gene encoding threonine ammonia-lyase; the encoded protein is MITLKDIQEAKTKLEGIILKTPLTYAPFLSEKLNSNVFLKKENLQLTGSFKIRGAFNKVASLDEETRNIGIVAASAGNHAQGIAYAGNYFGCDATIFMPEATPLTKVSGVKQYGANVVLTGQNYDEAYAAAIKFCEEKSKTFIHAFANDKVIAGQGTIGIEIVEQIEDLDVLVIPIGGGGLIAGAAVAAKSINPNIKIVGVVASGARGMKDSFEARLPIDSTSVKTIADGIAVKVVTPKLLDYALEYVDEIIDVEEHEIANAILFLLEKHKLVVEGAGAVSVAALMHEKIEVENLKVCAIISGGNIDVTMLSQIIEKGLVKSYRKMNLMVTLIDKPGSLMHLTSIFQSSDANIVQIDYDRSSIKLEFGEAYLTVSLETKGEEHQKVIRENLKQNGYRFKQI
- the metE gene encoding 5-methyltetrahydropteroyltriglutamate--homocysteine S-methyltransferase yields the protein MLESTYIVGFPRIGEQRELKKVLESYWAKNCSFNEVQKVASELKKRHWNYQKEAGISYISSNDFSLYDNVLDTAIMLNAIPKRFKDLRGEELYFAMARGNKSSVAMEMTKWFNTNYHYIVPELSLEDEYKLNASKIINEYKEAKKLGIKTKINLIGPITFLALSKRVDRGDTFELLHKILPIYIELFYELSKLDEVVTIQIDEPIFVKDNEAKILSLIKPTYDALCLTTNNIKLIVTTYFEHSNEATKILVNTPIWGLGLDFLYGSENIDSLEIIANSGKNLIAGVVDGRNIWKNDIKRSFDLLTKISEVIDKDKIIISSSCSLLHTPFTLKYENKLDEEIKNWLSFACEKLDEVVLLSKVFYKGIGNLDDKELDALNKNKDANKSRKISPLIHDKEVQTRVENFKTFNREGKYEERIKIQKEALKYDALVTTTIGSFPQTSEIRKSRSDFKTNKITKEDYTKSMKDYIDECVAFQEECNLDVLVHGEPERNDMVEYFGEQLKGYGFTLNGWVQSYGSRCVKPPFIYGDISRPKAMTVDWITYAQSKTKKIMKGMLTGPVTILNWSFVRDDKPRDEVSKQIAIALSDEVNNLQNAGIKIIQVDEAAFKEGYPLRKEKIKIYEDWSVRDFRICVSSAKKETQIHTHMCYSEFNDIIETIENMDADVISIETARSGNELLKIFKKHGYKQEVGPGVYDIHSPRIPSVEEIVKQIKALLEVLPKEQLWINPDCGLKTRKWEEVIPSLKNMVKAVEIINKENK
- a CDS encoding F0F1 ATP synthase subunit A; this translates as MEGRLFTFLGAIGGHSQEWIILSHYVLVIAIIFLVARAATRKMQLVPTGAQNVMEAYIGGVVSMGADTMGEENARKYLPLIGSLGLVVVVGNLMGVIPGFESTTSNINFTLSLALIVFVYYNYLGIKKNGFVGYFAHFMGPMPILAPLMFPIEIISHLSRIISLSFRLFGSIRGDDMFLMVLLMLVPWLLPLPGFFLLTAFAFLQAFIFMILTYVYIAGSIMMEHEDH
- a CDS encoding thiamine phosphate synthase, producing the protein MNQIFNYYLITDPQYYTNDKNIFEEKLEDVLTNKRVDMACFRDKESSNYEELANIFINTCKRFNVKQIILNGNLELAINLNCGIHLTSQQFDKIKIAKEKNLYTIISCHNEEDIKKAIQERADAITYSPIFYTPNKGQAKGVKVLKDMQKNYNIKIIALGGIIDDSQIKQVQDCKVFGFASIRYFI